In Lentibacillus amyloliquefaciens, one DNA window encodes the following:
- the ectB gene encoding diaminobutyrate--2-oxoglutarate transaminase — translation MKTFEELESTVRSYSRGWPTVFEKGKGYKIWDTDGKEYIDFFAGAGALNYGHNDDGIQEKMIEYIQGNGILHSLDMGTTSRKTFLETFKETILAPRNLDYKVMFPGPTGTNSVESALKIARKVTGRDTVISFTNAFHGMTIGSLSVTANSFKRHGAGVPLHHSVSMPFDDYVEDQNTIAYLERFLEDRGSGVALPAAIILETVQGEGGINAASMEWLKKVDELCKRWDILLIVDDVQAGCGRTGTFFSFEPAEIDPDIVCLSKSIGGAGLPLALTLIKPEYDQWGPGEHNGTFRGNNLAFIGATEALKFWETDAFSKAIKEKGDVLQKGIEDLVKKYPELDAHHRGRGLMQGIAIGKHQSTDDICAEAFDRGLIVETSGPDDEVIKFLPPLIIDKDGLEQGLAILDESIKTVLGK, via the coding sequence ATGAAAACATTTGAAGAACTGGAATCAACAGTAAGGAGTTACAGCCGAGGCTGGCCGACTGTTTTTGAAAAAGGAAAAGGTTACAAAATATGGGATACTGATGGAAAAGAATATATTGATTTCTTTGCTGGTGCAGGGGCCTTGAATTATGGTCACAATGATGATGGCATTCAGGAAAAAATGATTGAATATATTCAGGGCAACGGTATTCTCCACAGCCTTGATATGGGAACAACATCACGAAAAACGTTTCTTGAGACATTTAAGGAAACCATTCTTGCGCCTCGTAACCTTGATTATAAAGTCATGTTCCCGGGGCCAACAGGCACGAATTCAGTTGAGAGCGCACTAAAAATCGCCCGTAAAGTAACCGGACGTGATACGGTTATCAGCTTCACAAACGCATTTCATGGCATGACAATCGGCTCACTGTCTGTGACGGCTAACTCATTTAAGCGTCATGGTGCGGGTGTCCCATTGCATCATTCGGTGTCAATGCCATTTGATGATTATGTGGAAGATCAAAATACAATCGCTTATCTGGAGAGATTTCTGGAAGACAGAGGAAGCGGTGTAGCTCTGCCGGCAGCGATTATCCTTGAAACGGTCCAGGGTGAAGGCGGCATTAACGCAGCCAGTATGGAATGGCTGAAAAAAGTGGATGAACTTTGCAAGCGTTGGGACATTCTCCTGATTGTCGATGACGTTCAGGCAGGGTGCGGCCGGACCGGCACATTCTTCAGCTTTGAGCCGGCGGAAATCGATCCGGATATCGTCTGCTTGTCCAAATCAATTGGCGGTGCCGGTTTGCCATTGGCTCTGACATTGATCAAGCCGGAATACGATCAGTGGGGCCCGGGTGAACATAACGGCACGTTCCGTGGAAACAACCTGGCGTTCATTGGTGCAACAGAAGCATTGAAATTCTGGGAAACAGATGCGTTCAGTAAAGCTATCAAGGAAAAAGGTGACGTGCTGCAAAAGGGTATTGAGGATCTGGTCAAGAAGTATCCTGAACTTGATGCCCATCATCGCGGCAGAGGTCTGATGCAGGGAATTGCGATCGGCAAACATCAATCAACTGATGACATTTGTGCTGAAGCATTCGATCGCGGTCTTATTGTTGAAACGTCCGGCCCGGATGATGAGGTTATCAAATTCCTGCCGCCACTTATTATAGATAAGGATGGTCTTGAACAAGGACTGGCAATTTTGGATGAAAGCATCAAAACAGTTCTTGGCAAATAA
- the ectA gene encoding diaminobutyrate acetyltransferase yields MTKTKEQEGEHYFRKPAKEDGANVWELIKHTGVLDLNSSYSYLMWCQIFSETSIVVEREGNTVGFISGFIHPDQPDTLFIWQVAVDESERGNGLATRMLYQLLKREGCEEVDHVEATVSPSNTASQQLFKGLAKKLNTKCVIHDYFTSDDFPKEGHEDELLFKIGPIQKEKITVEG; encoded by the coding sequence ATGACGAAAACAAAGGAACAAGAAGGGGAACATTATTTTCGCAAACCAGCTAAAGAGGACGGAGCAAACGTTTGGGAGTTGATTAAACATACAGGCGTTCTGGATCTTAATTCATCATATAGCTACCTGATGTGGTGTCAAATATTTTCCGAAACATCAATCGTGGTTGAGCGGGAAGGGAACACAGTCGGTTTTATCTCAGGATTTATTCATCCTGACCAACCTGATACGCTCTTCATCTGGCAAGTGGCGGTTGATGAATCTGAACGCGGAAATGGATTAGCAACCAGAATGCTGTATCAGCTGCTTAAGCGCGAAGGTTGCGAAGAAGTTGATCATGTAGAGGCGACAGTTTCGCCTTCGAATACAGCTTCACAGCAATTATTCAAAGGGCTTGCGAAAAAATTAAATACAAAATGTGTAATCCATGACTATTTTACATCTGATGATTTTCCAAAAGAAGGTCATGAAGATGAGCTATTGTTTAAGATAGGACCTATTCAAAAAGAAAAAATTACGGTGGAAGGGTGA
- a CDS encoding amino acid ABC transporter ATP-binding protein, which yields MIEVKDLHKSFGKTEVLKGIDCSIEPSEVVCVIGPSGSGKSTFLRCLNMLEPITSGEVIVDGNNLSDPKTDINSVRTEVGMVFQQFNLFPHKKVIENLMLAPQKVRKLSNEEARERCLKLLEKVGMAEKADEYPQQLSGGQQQRVAIARALAMEPKMMLFDEPTSALDPELVGEVLEVMKQLANEGMTMFVVTHEMGFAREVGDRVLFMDEGVIVEENKPEELFSNPQSERTQEFLRKIL from the coding sequence ATGATTGAAGTGAAAGATTTACACAAGAGTTTCGGCAAGACAGAAGTTCTAAAAGGCATCGATTGCTCGATTGAGCCGTCTGAAGTTGTCTGTGTTATTGGACCGAGCGGCTCGGGGAAAAGTACGTTCCTGCGCTGTTTAAATATGCTCGAACCCATTACAAGCGGTGAAGTTATCGTAGACGGCAACAACTTAAGTGATCCTAAAACTGATATTAATTCGGTCCGCACAGAAGTGGGAATGGTATTTCAGCAATTCAACCTGTTCCCGCACAAAAAAGTCATAGAGAATCTGATGCTTGCTCCCCAAAAGGTGCGCAAACTTTCAAATGAGGAAGCACGCGAACGTTGTCTGAAATTGCTGGAAAAAGTCGGAATGGCTGAAAAAGCTGACGAGTATCCCCAGCAATTATCCGGCGGTCAGCAACAGCGCGTAGCAATTGCCCGTGCCCTGGCGATGGAGCCTAAGATGATGTTGTTTGATGAACCGACATCAGCCTTGGACCCTGAGCTTGTCGGAGAAGTGTTGGAAGTTATGAAACAGCTTGCCAACGAAGGGATGACCATGTTTGTTGTGACACATGAAATGGGATTTGCCCGCGAAGTCGGTGACCGTGTTCTATTTATGGATGAAGGGGTCATTGTTGAAGAAAATAAACCGGAAGAACTATTTTCGAATCCACAGTCAGAGCGCACTCAGGAATTTCTGCGTAAAATCTTATAG
- a CDS encoding amino acid ABC transporter permease: MIGRFDFASVIDFFPQLFTGLYYTLLISVVGLLIGFILGAIFGLGRISPIKIIRYISVVFIETIRGTPVLVQAIWIYFALPLIIQFEIESVVAGIIVIALNSGAYIAEIVRGAVQSIDKGQMEAGRSLGLNQGQAMRYIIWPQAFKRMIPPLGNQFIISIKDTSLLSVILVPELIFQGRLIAANHFNAVEIYTTVAVFYLAITLTLSFVLQRLERRLDT; this comes from the coding sequence ATGATAGGACGATTTGATTTTGCAAGTGTCATTGACTTTTTCCCGCAGTTATTCACTGGTTTATATTATACGTTATTAATATCTGTCGTTGGTCTTCTTATTGGGTTTATTCTAGGGGCTATTTTTGGTCTGGGACGCATTTCACCAATAAAAATTATCCGGTATATATCTGTTGTCTTTATTGAGACCATTCGCGGCACGCCGGTTCTGGTTCAAGCAATCTGGATTTATTTTGCGCTGCCGCTTATTATTCAGTTTGAAATAGAATCAGTGGTAGCAGGTATTATTGTAATCGCATTAAACTCCGGAGCTTACATAGCTGAAATTGTGCGGGGCGCCGTGCAGTCGATTGATAAGGGGCAAATGGAAGCTGGCCGTTCGCTTGGCCTTAACCAGGGGCAGGCGATGCGCTATATCATTTGGCCACAGGCGTTTAAGCGGATGATTCCGCCGCTTGGCAATCAATTTATCATAAGTATTAAGGATACATCGCTTTTATCTGTCATCCTCGTTCCGGAATTGATTTTCCAGGGACGTTTGATTGCAGCGAACCATTTTAACGCCGTTGAAATTTATACGACAGTCGCTGTCTTTTATCTTGCTATAACGCTGACGTTATCCTTTGTTCTTCAGCGACTTGAAAGGAGACTGGATACTTGA
- a CDS encoding glutamine ABC transporter substrate-binding protein yields MFKKRWKQLSIVLLLFALIGFLAACGSDGGEADGSGDSGGDSGDDSGESSELKDSYVVATDSSFVPFEFKEDGEYVGFDIDLINAIADEAGFDIELEVTNFDGIIPGLQTGSFDIAIAGISITEERAEKIDYSDPYYESGLAIGVPEENEDIQGIEDLEGKTIATRLGSTSASYIEENIDNADPSQFEQLDQAYLAVENGSADAVLYDAPNVNYYIQTTGDGLKVVGDLYQAEDYGIAISKGQEELVTAINDALATLKENGTYDEIYAKWFGEQSE; encoded by the coding sequence GTGTTCAAAAAAAGATGGAAACAACTAAGTATCGTTTTACTTTTATTTGCTTTGATTGGCTTCTTGGCAGCTTGCGGATCTGATGGTGGTGAGGCCGATGGATCAGGTGATAGTGGTGGCGACAGCGGTGATGACTCAGGTGAAAGCAGTGAATTAAAAGATTCATATGTGGTTGCGACGGACTCGTCATTTGTACCGTTCGAATTCAAAGAAGATGGGGAATATGTCGGGTTTGATATCGACTTGATTAATGCCATAGCCGATGAAGCGGGATTTGACATCGAACTGGAAGTGACAAACTTTGATGGCATTATTCCGGGGCTGCAGACAGGTTCATTCGATATTGCGATAGCCGGTATCAGTATCACTGAAGAACGCGCAGAGAAAATCGACTACAGTGACCCATATTATGAATCAGGTCTGGCAATCGGTGTACCAGAGGAAAACGAAGATATACAAGGTATTGAGGACCTTGAAGGGAAAACAATTGCCACCCGTCTTGGTTCAACAAGTGCATCCTATATTGAAGAAAATATTGATAACGCCGATCCAAGTCAGTTTGAACAGCTTGACCAGGCTTATTTAGCAGTTGAGAACGGTAGTGCTGATGCGGTTCTGTATGATGCACCAAACGTTAACTACTATATTCAAACGACAGGTGACGGCCTGAAAGTAGTCGGTGACCTGTATCAGGCTGAAGATTATGGTATTGCTATTTCCAAAGGTCAGGAAGAATTGGTGACAGCGATCAATGATGCCCTGGCTACACTTAAAGAAAATGGCACATATGATGAGATATATGCAAAGTGGTTCGGTGAACAATCTGAATAA
- a CDS encoding NAD(P)H-quinone oxidoreductase, which yields MKGIVVKEGNNRNEMELTDMPKPEIGAGDVLVKVDHAAVNRTDILNREGKSGYAVNPILGVEAAGTIADANGHQSFAEGDRVMGLVNGGGYAEYVAMPADRAMKIPSSLSFAEAAAIPEVFLTAYQTLYWIGKLQQHETVLIHAGASGVGTAAIQLAKQLSEAKVIVTAGSERKLTFCRELGADVPINYKEQAFDEEVLKATDNEGVDLILDFIGADYWDKNMKSIKKGGRWVLIGVLGGAELENVNLMSLMSNYIQLTGTLLTPRTDAYKAELSSEFARTVIPYMDKGSVRPIIDTIFPGRKANQAHQHMENNQNIGKILLSMNE from the coding sequence ATGAAAGGGATCGTCGTTAAAGAAGGAAATAACCGGAATGAGATGGAATTAACAGATATGCCAAAACCTGAAATCGGTGCCGGGGATGTGCTGGTAAAAGTCGACCATGCGGCCGTGAACCGGACTGATATTTTGAACAGGGAAGGGAAGTCCGGTTATGCGGTCAATCCAATTTTAGGTGTGGAAGCAGCGGGGACGATCGCTGATGCAAATGGCCACCAATCATTTGCAGAGGGTGACAGGGTCATGGGGCTTGTGAACGGAGGCGGTTACGCTGAATATGTTGCCATGCCGGCAGACCGTGCGATGAAAATTCCGTCCTCACTCTCGTTTGCTGAAGCAGCTGCGATTCCTGAAGTGTTTTTGACAGCTTACCAGACACTTTATTGGATCGGGAAATTGCAACAACACGAAACTGTTCTGATTCATGCTGGCGCAAGTGGCGTTGGAACGGCAGCGATCCAATTAGCAAAACAGCTTTCTGAGGCGAAAGTGATTGTCACAGCCGGATCGGAGCGGAAGTTAACTTTCTGTCGGGAGCTTGGCGCTGATGTGCCCATCAACTATAAAGAACAGGCATTTGACGAAGAAGTTCTAAAAGCAACGGACAATGAAGGCGTTGATTTAATCCTTGATTTCATCGGTGCTGATTATTGGGATAAAAATATGAAAAGCATCAAAAAGGGCGGACGCTGGGTGCTGATCGGAGTCCTTGGCGGCGCTGAATTGGAAAACGTAAACTTAATGTCACTCATGTCCAACTATATTCAGCTGACAGGCACATTGCTCACGCCTCGTACTGATGCGTATAAAGCGGAGCTGAGCAGTGAATTCGCCCGAACCGTCATCCCGTATATGGATAAAGGCTCTGTTCGGCCTATTATTGACACAATATTTCCGGGGAGAAAAGCAAACCAGGCCCATCAACACATGGAAAACAACCAGAACATCGGAAAGATTTTGTTGAGCATGAATGAATAA
- a CDS encoding atypical membrane-integrating protein (Mistic protein): MMMKANDTETKRFDKALDEILDLFNNLEDDKPVINYSMEVLQNIERAKLKYGSDMVDKKINTVVYEMLSWLDLNDVKTEDEG, encoded by the coding sequence ATGATGATGAAAGCTAATGATACTGAAACAAAACGTTTTGATAAAGCCTTGGATGAAATTCTTGATTTGTTCAATAATCTTGAAGATGATAAACCGGTTATCAACTATAGTATGGAAGTTTTGCAAAATATCGAACGGGCTAAACTGAAATATGGCAGTGACATGGTCGATAAAAAAATTAATACCGTCGTTTACGAAATGCTTTCCTGGCTTGACCTCAATGATGTTAAAACGGAAGATGAAGGGTGA
- a CDS encoding hydroxymethylglutaryl-CoA synthase translates to MKIGIDKIGFYAPHLYLDMTKLAHSRNVDPDKFTIGIGQEKMAVPPITQDAVTLAANAASEILDEADKEAIDFVIFGTETGVDSSKSAAVYVHELLGLNPYARAIEVKQACYGATAGIQMAIGHIAMNPDSKVLVLGSDISRYGIATPGEATQGAGAVALLISADPQVMALEDQSVYFTSDIMDFWRPVYSDKAFADGKLSNEQYIAFFSEIWNRYKEKSGLGLNDFEGIAFHLPYTKMGKKALKPVIDEADNDVQERLKENYQISTEYNRVVGNIYTGSLYLSLLSLLELKSDLKAGSRIGMFSYGSGAVGEFFTGILQDGFREHLRAAQHRNMFASRKEVTVPEYEAIFEETLPTDGSTVKLDTNNDPADICLAGISDDKRQYVNKVK, encoded by the coding sequence TTGAAGATAGGAATCGATAAGATAGGCTTTTACGCCCCACATTTATACTTAGACATGACGAAACTGGCGCATAGCAGAAATGTAGATCCGGATAAGTTTACCATCGGAATCGGACAGGAAAAAATGGCTGTCCCGCCGATAACACAAGATGCGGTCACACTGGCGGCGAATGCCGCTTCAGAAATACTTGATGAAGCGGATAAAGAAGCAATTGATTTTGTCATATTTGGAACCGAGACAGGTGTTGACAGTTCCAAATCAGCGGCGGTCTATGTCCATGAGCTGCTCGGGTTAAATCCATATGCCCGGGCAATTGAAGTAAAGCAAGCCTGCTACGGCGCGACAGCCGGCATTCAGATGGCAATAGGCCACATCGCGATGAACCCGGACAGCAAAGTGCTTGTGCTTGGCTCCGATATTTCCCGGTACGGGATCGCCACCCCGGGTGAAGCAACCCAGGGAGCGGGAGCGGTCGCATTATTGATTAGTGCGGACCCGCAAGTTATGGCACTTGAGGATCAAAGTGTTTATTTCACCTCTGATATCATGGATTTCTGGCGTCCTGTCTACTCTGATAAAGCTTTTGCCGACGGGAAGCTGTCCAATGAACAATATATTGCCTTTTTTTCCGAAATCTGGAACCGGTACAAAGAAAAATCCGGACTGGGTCTGAACGACTTTGAGGGAATCGCATTCCACTTGCCGTATACGAAAATGGGCAAAAAAGCGCTCAAACCGGTGATCGATGAAGCGGACAACGACGTGCAGGAGCGGCTTAAGGAAAATTACCAAATAAGCACTGAATACAATAGAGTTGTCGGGAATATTTATACGGGTTCGCTTTATTTAAGCCTTCTTTCTCTGCTGGAACTTAAAAGCGATCTGAAAGCCGGTTCGCGCATCGGAATGTTCAGCTACGGCTCAGGTGCAGTAGGCGAATTTTTCACTGGTATTCTGCAGGATGGATTTAGAGAACATCTCCGTGCTGCGCAGCACCGTAATATGTTTGCCTCCCGAAAAGAAGTTACAGTGCCGGAGTATGAAGCTATTTTTGAAGAAACACTGCCAACGGACGGTTCGACAGTAAAGCTGGATACCAATAATGATCCCGCGGATATTTGTCTGGCGGGCATTAGCGATGATAAACGGCAATATGTGAACAAAGTAAAATAG
- a CDS encoding class II histone deacetylase, which yields MKEMTGFICDESYFWHQTGNGALNLSSGGWIQADTHAENPETKRRVKNLLEVSGYMDELHQIRPRSATRDEISMNHSMAYADRIKKLSDAGGGDAGVHAIVGPDSYEIALRSTGGALTAVEAVMEDKVQNAYALVRPPGHHAEREEGTGFCLFNNVAIAAKYARKKYGLKRIAILDWDVHHGNGTESAFENDSDVLFISVHQENIFPKNRGDIPFTGKGDGEGYNVNIELPAGTGDEGYLYAFDELIEPIIDQYAPELIFVSAGQDASRFDPIGRMLVTADGYFQMSERIKKLAEKHTSGRLIACHEGGYSTAYVPFCTLRVIEALRGTDSQVEDPFNLGFHEGPIYPHQKEAVKRAVDIQKSYWDL from the coding sequence ATGAAAGAAATGACGGGGTTCATATGTGATGAGAGCTATTTCTGGCATCAGACGGGGAATGGCGCGTTGAATTTAAGCTCGGGAGGCTGGATTCAGGCAGACACTCATGCGGAAAATCCGGAAACGAAGCGCCGTGTCAAAAATTTGCTTGAGGTTTCCGGGTATATGGATGAATTACATCAGATTCGGCCAAGGTCGGCAACCCGTGATGAAATCAGTATGAATCACAGCATGGCATATGCTGACCGGATTAAGAAACTGAGCGATGCCGGCGGTGGTGATGCGGGTGTGCATGCCATTGTCGGGCCGGATTCCTATGAAATTGCCTTGAGATCCACTGGTGGTGCCCTCACAGCAGTTGAAGCTGTCATGGAGGATAAGGTGCAAAACGCATATGCACTCGTCAGGCCGCCTGGTCACCATGCTGAACGGGAAGAAGGCACGGGCTTTTGCTTATTTAATAATGTAGCGATTGCAGCAAAATACGCCCGGAAAAAGTATGGTTTGAAGCGTATCGCGATTTTGGATTGGGATGTTCACCATGGCAATGGGACGGAAAGCGCGTTTGAAAACGATTCTGATGTATTGTTCATATCGGTGCACCAGGAAAATATTTTTCCGAAAAACCGCGGCGATATCCCTTTTACTGGAAAAGGTGATGGCGAAGGGTACAACGTTAACATTGAATTGCCGGCCGGAACTGGTGATGAAGGTTACTTGTATGCGTTTGATGAGCTGATCGAGCCGATTATTGATCAGTATGCGCCTGAATTGATTTTCGTTTCTGCCGGGCAGGATGCAAGCCGGTTTGACCCAATTGGGCGGATGCTCGTGACCGCAGACGGCTATTTTCAAATGAGCGAACGAATCAAGAAGCTGGCAGAGAAACATACGAGCGGCCGGTTAATCGCCTGTCATGAAGGTGGCTACAGTACAGCTTACGTGCCTTTTTGCACACTCAGGGTAATTGAAGCACTGCGCGGTACAGACAGTCAGGTTGAGGACCCTTTTAATCTCGGGTTTCATGAAGGCCCCATTTATCCGCATCAAAAAGAAGCCGTCAAACGGGCAGTTGACATTCAGAAGTCTTATTGGGATTTATAA
- a CDS encoding indolepyruvate ferredoxin oxidoreductase subunit alpha — protein sequence MAFVITSPCLNEKSAECVEVCPVDCIEEGKDMFYIDPDVCIDCGACEAACPVEAIYMEDEVPEKEEKYIGLNRQFFE from the coding sequence ATGGCATTTGTTATTACATCGCCTTGTTTGAATGAAAAGTCTGCGGAATGTGTCGAAGTTTGTCCCGTTGATTGTATAGAAGAAGGTAAAGATATGTTCTATATTGACCCCGATGTCTGTATTGACTGCGGTGCATGTGAAGCTGCTTGCCCGGTTGAGGCTATTTACATGGAGGATGAGGTGCCAGAAAAAGAAGAAAAATATATTGGTCTCAATCGCCAATTCTTTGAGTAG
- a CDS encoding amidohydrolase family protein → MTQNLKVDFHTHIISEDFLNLTEKYGDDRWPVLEKTCDCGANIMIAGKKFREITNHTWDPEERIKDMDKEGIDVQVLSPIPVTFSYWSEPEQGLEMARFQNDFIASTAREYPRRFVGLGTVPLQNVDLAIEEMDRAINELGLKGIELGSNVNGNNLDAPSLRKFFQYADKWEVPLFIHPWATMGRERMPRHNFMYMVGMPSETALAAGSIIMSGMLDEFPNLKICFAHGGGSLPYLLPRMDKGWNVWPQIRKTENPPSHYAKQFYYDSLVYETENLQFMVDKFGADQIMVGSDYPFLLREAPAGDVVRKMKSLNDNEEDKIRGLNALDFLNLNKEQFQQESNTSKQHS, encoded by the coding sequence TTGACACAAAACCTGAAAGTGGATTTTCATACACATATTATATCAGAAGATTTTTTGAATTTAACTGAAAAATATGGTGATGACCGCTGGCCCGTATTGGAGAAAACATGTGATTGCGGTGCCAATATTATGATAGCAGGCAAGAAATTCAGAGAAATCACCAATCATACGTGGGATCCTGAAGAACGAATAAAGGATATGGATAAAGAAGGAATTGATGTTCAGGTATTATCACCGATTCCGGTTACATTCAGCTACTGGTCTGAACCTGAGCAAGGACTTGAAATGGCCCGTTTTCAAAATGACTTTATAGCATCCACCGCCAGGGAATATCCAAGGCGGTTTGTTGGCTTAGGAACGGTTCCGCTGCAGAATGTTGATCTGGCTATCGAGGAAATGGACAGAGCCATCAATGAATTAGGACTTAAAGGGATTGAGCTGGGAAGCAATGTTAACGGCAACAACCTGGATGCCCCATCATTGCGGAAGTTCTTCCAGTACGCTGACAAATGGGAAGTCCCGCTGTTTATTCATCCATGGGCGACAATGGGACGGGAACGCATGCCGCGCCATAACTTCATGTATATGGTCGGCATGCCATCTGAAACGGCGCTGGCAGCCGGAAGCATTATTATGAGCGGGATGCTGGATGAGTTTCCGAACTTAAAAATATGTTTTGCGCACGGCGGCGGCTCATTACCGTATTTGTTGCCGCGGATGGATAAAGGCTGGAATGTCTGGCCGCAAATCCGAAAAACCGAAAACCCCCCAAGCCATTATGCGAAGCAGTTTTATTATGATTCACTCGTTTATGAGACGGAGAATTTGCAATTTATGGTGGATAAATTCGGCGCAGATCAGATCATGGTAGGATCGGACTACCCGTTTTTATTGCGCGAAGCTCCAGCGGGGGATGTTGTTCGAAAAATGAAGTCATTGAACGACAACGAAGAGGATAAAATCAGAGGTTTAAATGCTTTGGACTTTTTGAATCTCAATAAAGAACAGTTCCAACAAGAATCGAATACGAGTAAACAACACTCGTAA
- a CDS encoding VOC family protein: MSKVKEGLQNETTVEQRLEEQLRTVAHIGHVEIGVTKFEESLWFYTEVLGLVLTEKEEGRAYLRAWQDFDHYTLVLQEADKSEVNRMSWRVSSLEALDLFEKYLKDTNINVQRVVAGEKKELGDVLHFKSPSGLPIELYWEKGLFETDDPELQSKLPSHPSKSHLKGVSPRRFDHVNIMVDDVKQEQEWWTDFLGIHHRYYIQNKEDTRLGSWLSKTNIAHEIAFMRNANQNGAAFHHLAYFLDSPDELVRAANIMAENGIEIEWGPGKHGTSGAQFIYVFEPSGHRVELWTGGFLIFSPDWKAIEWTSDVGELGLEMWGSKPPESYFTYGVDIGE; this comes from the coding sequence GTGTCAAAGGTTAAGGAAGGACTGCAAAACGAAACAACAGTCGAGCAGCGTTTGGAAGAACAATTACGGACAGTAGCTCATATAGGCCATGTCGAAATCGGCGTAACCAAATTTGAAGAATCGTTATGGTTTTATACTGAAGTCCTGGGACTTGTTTTAACCGAAAAGGAGGAAGGCCGCGCTTATTTGCGAGCCTGGCAGGACTTTGACCATTACACACTGGTGCTGCAGGAAGCTGACAAGTCGGAAGTTAATCGCATGAGCTGGCGTGTCAGCTCGCTAGAAGCTCTGGACTTATTCGAAAAATACCTTAAAGATACAAATATTAATGTTCAGCGAGTTGTAGCAGGTGAGAAGAAGGAGCTTGGAGATGTGCTTCATTTCAAATCACCATCCGGATTGCCAATCGAACTGTACTGGGAAAAGGGTCTGTTTGAAACAGATGATCCTGAGCTGCAGTCTAAACTGCCAAGTCACCCAAGTAAATCTCACCTTAAAGGTGTCTCACCAAGACGTTTTGACCATGTAAATATAATGGTTGATGACGTTAAACAGGAACAGGAATGGTGGACTGATTTTCTGGGGATTCATCATCGGTATTATATTCAAAACAAAGAAGATACCCGATTAGGATCATGGCTGAGCAAAACGAATATCGCACATGAAATTGCATTCATGCGTAACGCCAACCAGAATGGCGCAGCTTTCCACCATCTGGCGTATTTCCTGGATTCCCCGGACGAATTGGTCCGTGCTGCCAACATTATGGCAGAAAACGGGATTGAAATCGAATGGGGTCCCGGAAAGCATGGTACAAGCGGTGCACAGTTCATTTATGTTTTTGAACCATCCGGACACCGTGTTGAGTTGTGGACAGGCGGCTTCCTGATTTTTTCACCGGACTGGAAAGCCATCGAATGGACGTCAGATGTTGGTGAATTAGGTCTGGAAATGTGGGGAAGCAAACCACCAGAGTCCTACTTCACTTACGGCGTTGATATCGGAGAGTAA